In Sander lucioperca isolate FBNREF2018 chromosome 21, SLUC_FBN_1.2, whole genome shotgun sequence, the following proteins share a genomic window:
- the prkcsh gene encoding glucosidase 2 subunit beta, with amino-acid sequence MMCCQYILLLLLLGVSGGVSAVEVQRPRGVPLSKRQFYEEDKPFTCLDGSRNIPFDRVNDDYCDCQDGSDEPGTAACPNGSFHCTNAGFRPGFIPSSRINDGICDCCDTTDEYNSGAACQNTCRELGRKERESLQKMAEIAKEGFLLKQQLIQEAKRGLEDKKAKYADVQLSKNEFEKRVEALRTVKETAEQPEKEAKERHLKAWEDQKAVIQMEKDKARKAEVFLELDDDADGFVSVAELLSHSELDPDSDVSFTEAEAQGLLGGVDKVDAVAFESVWINIKEKYISEANADSPAPVETPLAEMRDNESEQYPEEDIPDDEEDDDEEDEDDDPDDDYKSPPTMQTQEKKDDEDEGTMPPYDQETQNLIDAAQKARDAFDEAERALREVDDQIKNLEKEISFDFGPTAEFAYLYSQCYELTSSEYIYRLCPFNRVSQKPKYGGSETNLGTWGQWAGPEDNPYSIMKYEHGTGCWQGPNRSTTIKLTCGKETVLTSTSEPSRCEYLMEFTSPAVCQEPSSLDSVLHEHEEL; translated from the exons ATGATGTGCTGTCAGTacattctgctgctgctgctgctaggtgTCTCAGGAGGAGTCTCAGCGGTGGAAGTCCAACGCCCTCGCGGTGTCCCTTTGTCAA AACGGCAGTTCTATGAAGAAGACAAACCTTTTACTTGCCTGGATGGCTCCCGCAATATTCCCTTTGACAGAGTGAATGATGACTACTGTGACTGCCAAGACGGCTCTGATGAGCCAG GCACTGCTGCTTGTCCCAATGGCAGCTTCCACTGCACTAATGCAGGTTTCCGACCAGGCTTCATCCCTTCCTCCCGCATCAATGACGGAATCTGTG ACTGCTGTGACACAACCGATGAGTACAACAGTGGTGCCGCCTGTCAGAACACCTGCAG GGAGTTGGGGCGCAAAGAAAGGGAGAGCCTGCAGAAGATGGCAGAGATCGCTAAGGAGGGCTTTCTGCTTAAACAACAACTTATCCAGGAGGCCAAGAGGGGCCTAGAGGATAAGAAG GCCAAATATGCAGATGTTCAGCTCAGTAAGAATGAGTTTGAAAAGAGGGTGGAGGCTCTGAGAACTGTGAAAGAGACTGCAGAGCAGCCAGAGAAAGAGGCCAAAGAACGCCACCTGAAGGCCTGGGAAG ATCAAAAGGCTGTTATTCAAATGGAGAAGGACAAGGCTAGAAAGGCTGAGGTGTTTCTTGAACTAGATGATGATGCAGATGGCTT tGTCTCAGTGGCTGAGCTTCTGTCCCACTCTGAGCTCGACCCAGATTCAGATGTTTCATTCACAGAAGCAGAGGCTCAg GGACTGTTGGGAGGAGTGGACAAAGTGGATGCCGTAGCATTTGAGTCTGTTTGGATTAACATCAAAGAAAAATACATATCAGAG GCCAACGCAGACAGCCCAGCACCAGTGGAGACTCCACTGGCGGAGATGAGGGACAATGAGTCTGAGCAGTACCCTGAAGAGGACATCCCAGATGACGAagaggatgatgatgaagaggatGAAGATGATGACCCAGATGATGACTATAAA AGCCCTCCTACGATGCAGACCCAAGAAAAGAAGGATGACGAAGATGAGGGAACTATGCCACCCTACGATCAAGAAACACAAAACCTTATTGATG CTGCTCAGAAAGCCAGGGATGCATTTGATGAGGCTGAGAGAGCTCTCCGGGAAGTTGATGATCAGATCAA GAACCTTGAGAAGGAAATCTCCTTTGACTTTGGACCCACTGCTGAGTTTGCCTACCTCTATAGCCAGTGTTATGAGTTGACTTCTTCTGA GTACATCTACAGGCTCTGTCCGTTCAACAGAGTATCCCAGAAACCCAAGTATGGTGGATCAGAAACTAACCTTGG TACATGGGGACAATGGGCAGGTCCTGAGGATAACCCTTACTCTATAATGAAGTATGAACATGGAACAGGGTGCTGGCAAGGCCCTAACAGATCCACCACA ATTAAGTTAACGTGTGGAAAGGAGACAGTTTTGACATCGACCTCAGAGCCCAGTCGCTGTGAATACCTGATGGAGTTTACCAGCCCTGCTGTCTGCCAGGAGCCCTCAAGCCTGGATTCAGTGCTTCATGAGCACGAAGAGCTCTAG